The following coding sequences lie in one Lepeophtheirus salmonis chromosome 11, UVic_Lsal_1.4, whole genome shotgun sequence genomic window:
- the LOC121125879 gene encoding uncharacterized protein, with protein MPASSDNSGGRLSQPPPPQQNLHPASSSMEPTERTGNPGNAGMSSPYEEEASCSSSSNKSLSAQEPSPSGPLSHNNSLLTPPSSRAHPSPSDEGFIDEPDCDCDARNFSSESTRVPFQYCYQCAPFHPSNGRGPTLVPAAKPSIRHHHQSEEESLSGDGMVERLVNGAGECSSGSSHPVASNQQHYSNTNITIYDMDSKATELRTTSTSNSSSSTTLSHSGLRKRRISDSNESLSSSLSGKRSRSNSGGGDESPDEYSSNNNCSSTVGSQFQLQTHSPQSDSSDSSSDEEVFHPAFRNGNHHAPSPASLTNGLAHQFHHPHSSSPQQHNLHHHIHHQAAAAAAASHHHFQSSSSSLLSSTLSSSAPSGSSSSVSISASQQSPTNNHSSSCNNPPPSMEIDQITSLVSIFSFGQQIMAAAAAASEASKRLQSHNNKSYSELEEDNENQEGEHHEEEATEERIRGEVSTSPKDSTEEEDNNTDHIHCASRSCEDEKSSSKHNNSKKEEADSDSESDTSSDSGHSSDDLEAASSPEESSSLSAANINSPGSELSSKTSPPPTTNPGGCSAQEVSSVGKKDSTNCILPVATV; from the exons ATGCCCGCCTCATCTGATAATAGTGGTGGACGACTGAGTCAACCACCACCCCCACAACAAAATCTTCATCCAGCTTCCTCTTCCATGGAGCCGACTGAGAGGACTGGCAATCCTGGTAATGCGGGAATGTCTTCCCCCTATGAAGAAGAAGCTTCTTGTTCTTCCTCCTCCAATAAATCCCTCTCTGCTCAAGAACCTTCTCCATCAGGACCCTTGTCTCACAACAATTCTCTCCTCACACCCCCCTCCTCAAGGGCTCACCCTTCTCCCTCTGACGAGGGCTTTATTGATGAGCCTGACTGTGATTGTGATGCGCGTAACTTTAGTTCAGAGTCCACACGTGTCCCCTTCCAATACTGCTACCAATGTGCTCCTTTTCATCCCTCTAATGGCAGAGGTCCTACTCTTGTACCCGCTGCCAAACCTTCGATTAGACATCATCACCAATCTGAAGAAGAATCTTTAAGTGGAGACGGCATGGTTGAGCGACTCGTGAATGGTGCTGGGGAGTGTAGTAGTGGTAGTTCTCATCCAGTTGCATCAAATCAGCAGCATTACAGCAACACAAATATCACCATCTATGATATGGACTCTAAAGCTACAGAGCTTCGAACAACCTCTACTAGTAATAGCAGCAGTAGCACGACACTTAGTCATTCCGGTCTTCGTAAAAGACGTATCTCAGATTCCAATGAATCATTGAGTAGTTCCTTGTCTGGGAAGAGAAGCCGATCCAATTCTGGAGGAGGAGATGAAAGTCCTGATGAATactcatcaaataataattgtagtaGTACTGTTGGTAGTCAATTCCAGTTACAAACCCATTCTCCTCAATCTGATTCATCTGATTCTTCTTCTGATGAGGAG GTCTTTCACCCTGCATTTCGCAATGGCAATCACCATGCTCCATCTCCTGCCTCACTCACCAATGGCCTTGCCCATCAATTCCATCATCCACACAGTAGCAGTCCTCAACAACATAATCTCCATCATCATATTCATCACCAAGCAGCAGCTGCAGCCGCAGCGTCTCATCACCATTTCCAGTCCTCTTCATCATCCCTCCTCAGTAGTACATTATCCTCTTCAGCACCCTCAGGATCATCCTCATCCGTCTCAATATCAGCATCACAACAATCTCCCACGAATAACCATTCTTCATCCTGCAACAATCCTCCTCCATCTATGGAAATTGATCAAATTACAAGTCTCGTCTCCATATTCTCATTCGGTCAGCAAATCATGGCGGCAGCCGCTGCCGCCTCCGAAGCATCCAAACGACTTCAATCTCACAATAACAAATCCTATAGCGAGTTAGAAGAAGACAATGAGAATCAAGAGGGGGAACATCATGAGGAAGAGGCGACAGAGGAGAGGATACGAGGTGAGGTCTCTACTTCTCCTAAGGACTCCACTGAGGAAGAGGACAATAATACTGACCACATTCATTGTGCTAGCAGAAGTTGTGAAGATGAAAAGTCCAGCAGTAAGCATAATAAcagcaaaaaagaagaagcggATTCTGACTCAGAGTCAGATACATCCTCAGACTCTGGACATTCATCTGATGATCTCGAAGCCGCCTCTTCACCCGAAGAATCCTCCTCTCTCTCCGCTGCTAATATTAATTCTCCAGGCTCTGAACTATCTTCTAAGACATCCCCACCACCAACAACGAATCCTGGAGGATGCTCTGCTCAAGAAGTGAGTAGCGTAGGGAAAAAGGACTCTACAAATTGTATACTCCCAGTTGCGACTGTATAA